The stretch of DNA GATTGAAGAGCTTGAAAGCATGGGAAAAAATGATAAACGAGCACTCATCAGTTTACTCACTCGGCTGTTAGAACATTTACTCAAACTGAAATATTGGCAAGCGGAAAAAGAGCGCTGTAGTCATCATTGGTCAGCCGAGATTGTCAATTTCCGGGCCCAAATTGAATATCGTCTCGAAGATAGTCCCAGCCTACGATCGCAGCTACCACTCCTGTATGATAAGGCCTATCCAGTTGCACTCAAATCGGTCTCGAAGCTCTTTGATTTACCCGAAGATGCTGAAATAAGTTTATCCCAAGTCTTAGATGAAGACTGGTTTGGTGAAAGCTAGAATAGTCAAGCGATCGCCAGAAGTCAGGTTTCTTTCAGAAATGGAGCTTCTCATACCCAGCAAATGAGAAGATGGATGAATCTCGAACTTTTTCCATTCCAGCAAAACCATGGCTCGTTTTCTGCAATATCGCTGGCCGTTACTGGTACTG from Roseofilum reptotaenium CS-1145 encodes:
- a CDS encoding DUF29 domain-containing protein is translated as MENEPMVARFLYDRDYHQWIQETVEALRNRDFHEIDWDHLIEELESMGKNDKRALISLLTRLLEHLLKLKYWQAEKERCSHHWSAEIVNFRAQIEYRLEDSPSLRSQLPLLYDKAYPVALKSVSKLFDLPEDAEISLSQVLDEDWFGES